One genomic region from Bos indicus isolate NIAB-ARS_2022 breed Sahiwal x Tharparkar chromosome 17, NIAB-ARS_B.indTharparkar_mat_pri_1.0, whole genome shotgun sequence encodes:
- the KMT5A gene encoding N-lysine methyltransferase KMT5A isoform X4, which yields MSPNKCSGMRSPLQEENSVAQYEVKCQGKPLAGIYRKRDEKRNSGNAIRSSMKAEEQKIKDARRGPLAPFPNQKSEAAEPPKTPTSSCDTPNAAAAKQGLKKPVRGKQAPRKKAQGKTQQNRKLTDFYPVRRSSRKSKAELQSEERKRIDELIESGKEEGMKIDLIDGKGRGVIATKQFSRGEFVVEYHGDLIEITDAKKREALYAQDPSTGCYMYYFQYLSKTYCVDATRETNRLGRLINHSKCGNCQTKLHDIDGVPHLILIASRDIEAGEELLYDYGDRSRASIEAYPWLKH from the exons ATGAGCCCGAACAAATGCTCTGGAATGCGTTCCCCCCTTCAGGAAGAGAACTCAGTTGCACAATACGAAGTCAAATGCCAGGGGAAGCCATTAGCCGGAATCTACAGGAAACGCGACG AGAAAAGAAACTCTGGGAATGCAATACGAAGCTCCATGAAGGCCGAGGAACAGAAGATCAAAGACGCCAGGAGAGGTCCCCTGGCACCTTTTCCAAACCAAAAATCTGAAGCTGCAGAACCTCCCAAAACCCCGACCTCGTCTTGTGATACTCCCAATGCAGCCGCTGCCAAGCAGGGCCTGAAAAAGCCTGTGAGGGGCAAACAGGCCCCCAGGAAAAA AGCTCAAGGAAAAACACAGCAGAATCGCAAGCTCACAGATTTCTACCCTGTGCGAAGGAGCTCCAGGAAGAGCAAGGCTGAGCTGCAG tctgaagaaaggaaaagaatagatgAGTTGATTGAAAgcgggaaggaagaaggaatgaaG ATCGACCTCATCGACGGCAAAGGCAGGGGCGTCATCGCCACCAAGCAGTTCTCCCGGGGTGAGTTTGTGGTGGAATACCACGGGGACCTCATCGAGATCACCGACGCCAAGAAGCGGGAGGCTCTGTACGCACAAGACCCCTCCACGGGCTGCTACATGTACTATTTTCAGTATCTGAGCAAAACCTACTG CGTGGATGCAACCCGAGAGACAAATCGCCTGGGAAGACTGATCAATCACAGTAAATGTGGGAACTGCCAAACCAAACTGCACGACATCGACGGCGTGCCTCACCTCATCCTCATCGCCTCCCGTGACATCGAGGCCGGGGAGGAGCTTCTGTATGACTATGGGGACCGCAGCCGGGCTTCCATTGAAGCCTACCCCTGGCTGAAGCATTAA